The genomic interval GAGCGAGGTGAAGAAGCAGGCTTGGTCCGTCTGGTCCGTGCAGCCGACGGCGACGACGTGCGGCGAGGCGGCAGGCCAGCCCACGCACTCGATGCACTGGCCGTAGTAGCCCGAGTTGCCAGCCGCGGCGATGAGGAGAACGCCCTTGCCGGCCGCGTAGGCGACCGCGTCCTCGACGATCTGCGAGAAGCCGCCGCCCAGGCTCATGCTGACGACATCCGCGCCCGCGTCGGCGCACCAGCGGATGCCCGAGGCAACCCATCCCCACGTGCCCCAGCCCTGGGAGGACAACACCTTCGAGACGTAGAGGGGCGCGTTTGCGGCTCCGGCCACGCCGACGCCGTTGTGGATGCGGGCGAGCGCGGTGCCGGCGACATGCGTGCCGTGACCGTGGTCGTCGTCGGGGAGGTCGTCGTTGTTGACCTCGTCGCGCCCGGCGACGTACGAGCCCGCGAGGTCCTCGTGGGTCCAGCGCGTGCCCGTGTCCACGATGCAGACGGACTTCGTCGTGGCAAGGCCGAGGTCCCACGCCTCGGGCAGGCCGATGCGCGCGGGCCCGTACTGCTGCGCGAATCGGGGGTCGTTCGGGGTGAAGTACGCTTCGTACGTGCCTTCGACCTCGGCGTAGCGCACCGCGGGGATCCCGCGGGCCAAGGCAAGCGCCTGCGAGGCCGACGGGACATCCACCACGGCAAAGCGCAGCACGGGATCGGCCTGGACGACGCGCCCGTTCAGGAGGAGCCCCCCCACGACCGTCCCCGCGGGGAGGTCGTCGAAGGCCACGACAACGCGGCCTGGGTCCTGCGCCACGGCGGGCGGGACGACCAGGAGTGCGGGAAGGAGCAAAGCGGCGGTCGCAAGCAGGGCGCGGGCCGTGCGCGGGTTCGAGATGGAATCAGCCTCCGGGTCCGCCGATCCGGAGGGACCTTCTTGAATCGTTTCCTCGCTTTTTTCAACGCGCGCCCGCCGGGTCGGGGAGCCCGTACTCCTTCCACCGCGCGTCCACCCTGCCCTTCGTCTCCTCGTCCATCTCGATCACGGGCGGCCACTCGCGGGTGTAACCCTCCTCGGGCCACTTCTTCGTCGCGTCGATGCCAAGCTTGCCGCCGAGGTCGCGGATGGGCGCGGCGTGGTCGAGCGTGTCCGTTGGCATCCGGTCGAGAAGCAACGTGTCGCGGCCCGGGTCGTAGCGGCCGGGGAACGCCCATAGGATCTCGCGAAGGTCGTGCACGTTCACGTCGTCGTCGACGACGACGATGATCTTCGTGAACATGAGCTGCCCCATGCCCCACAGGCCGGCCATGACCTTGCGGGCATGGCCCGGATAGCGCTTCTTGATGGAGACGATCATGAGGTTGTGGAACACGCTCTCCACGGGCAGGTTCATGTCCACGATCTCGGGGAGCTGCAAGCGGATGAGGGGCAGGAACATGCGCTCGATGGCCTTGCCGATGTGGCCGTCCTCCATCGGCGGCTTGCCGACGATGGTGGCCGGGTAGATCGGGTCGCGCCGGTGCGTGAGCGCCGTGACGTGGAAGACCGGAAAGTCGTCGGGCATGCTGTAGTAGCCCGTGTGGTCGCCAAACGGTCCTTCGCGGACGCGCTCGCCCGGCTCCACGTATCCTTCGAGGACGATCTCCGCGTTGGCGGGAACCTCGAGGTCGACCGTCTTGCACTTGACAAGCGGCACGCGGGCTCCGCGCAGGTAGCCCGCGAAGAGGAACTCGTCGATCCCGTCGGGCGCCGGCAGGATGCCCGCGAGCATCGTGGCTGGGTCTGCGCCGATGGCCACGGCCACGGCCAAACGCTCGCCGCGCGCCTCGGCCTTCTGGTAGTGGATGGCGCCGCCCTTGTGGGTCTGCCAGTGCATGGCCGTGCGGCGCTCGTCGAGCACCTGCATGCGGTACGTTCCCACGTTGCGCTTGCCCGTTTCCGGATCCCTTGTGATGACAAGCGGAAGCGTGACGTAGCGCCCGCCGTCGAGCGGCCAGGTCTTGAGGATCGGAAGCTCCGACAGCCGAACGTCGGCGCCTTGCTTCACAACGGCTTGACAATCGCCCCAGCGCACGCCCTTCGGGGGAAAGACGACGAGGTCCTTCATCTTCATGAACGCCTCGAAGCCCTCCCGCAACGAGTGCGGCACCTCGGGCTGCGCGAAGGCGGCAAGCGACGCGCCGATGGCGCGGGGATCGCGATCACCCACGGCCAGCCGAACGCGCGCGGGCGTCCCGTAGAGGTTCATCGCGACGGGGATCGTAGAGCCGATCGGGTTTTCGAAGAGGACCGCCGGTCCGCCGCCTCGCCGCTTGGCCAGCCGGTCGGCGATCTCGCCCATTTCGAGGACGGGATCCACGGGCGCCCGGACGCGGACGAGCTCGCCTCGCTTGTCGAGGTCGGCGAGGAATTCGCGCAGGTCCGCGTAGCCCATTGCCATGGGCACGCGCAAGCAGCGAATAAAGGTTACTCGGGGGCGAACGTGGCGTCGAAGGAGTAGGAAAGCACCTTGTCCAAGCCAAGGCCGTCGCCTCCCTCGCGCATCCACGCGGCAAGGCCGATGGAAAGGACGCTTCCCGCTCCCGATGGTTCCACCTCGAACGTCGCATGCAGCGGCAACGTCGCCTCGTAATCGTTGGCGGAAGGAAGCCCGGCGGGGACCGTGTGCCGTGAGACGGCCGACGGGCTGTTGTCCGCAAGCGCTTGCAGACAACCGGGCGCCGTCCCGGGGAGCTTGATCGGGGAAAGCCGGAGTTCGTCCCGTTGGCCGGAGGTGTGTTGAAGGGCGACAGCGGCGATACCGCGCACGACGACGGTCCCGGCCGTGGGGATGGGAACTTGGAGCACGGCCTTCTCGAGGATCGCGCACGCCGACGTGAGAGGCGAACTCTCCTTCGTCTGGCGAGCGACGACGTCCTGCGGACGATCGCACTGCCACGCGCCGTCGATGCGCTTGAGAACGTATCCGGCCGGGCAAGGTTCCCCGATGCCGGCTGCCGTGACGGAGCCGGGTGCGACGCTCGATGCGGTAACGTCCGCAAGGCCGGACCCGTCCCCCGAGAAGGTCCCGACAAACGACCCGTCCGCCGCGCCCGTGAACGTCCCGGTGAAGGACCCGTCCGCGGCGCCGGCAAACGTGCCCGCAAACGATCCGTCCGCAGCCCCCGTGAACGTACCCGCGAACGAGCCGTCGAACGCGCCCGCGAAGGAATTGCCCGCGTTGGGGAACGCTAGGGTTTCGCCGTACGTGCCCGCCAATCGCGGGCCCGGGAGCGTTCCCGACGCGATCGCGGAAGCGTCCAATCCCGAGAGACCGCTACCGTCTCCCACAAACGCGTTTTGCGGGTTCGTGAACGAAAGTTGCGCCACGTAGGTTCCCGGCAGCAGACCGGCGGCAAGCGCGCTTGCGCACCCGTCCAAGACGGTTCCTCCGTCTCCCGGAAGCTGCAACGGCACGCAGGTCGCGACGGCCAATCCGTTCCACGTCAGCACGCCGTCCCCGTCGGCAGAAAGGCCGTACCCATTCAAGAGCAGCGGGTGGGCTTGCATGTCGAGAGGACCGAACATGACGTCACCCCACGTGTCAAGCCAAGCGTCCGTCAGGCCTCCGCCCTTTGGCGGGTGAACGTCGCAGCGCTGCGAGGCCGCCTCGGGGGTCGCGTGACCGCAAGGCATCGCACCGTATTCCACACACGGCAAGCTCGTTTCCCTCCCCGCCCCGATGGCGGCGCTGCAGATTCCCGCCGATGCGGCCGGCCCATCGGGATTGGCGTCCGCGCAAGCGTATCCGAAAAGCGGTCCGACCGTTTCGGAGACGCATTCGGGTTGGCCGGCGACGTGCGTCCCGGCTCCGAGGGTCGCGGCAGTCAACACAAGGCAGGCAAGGGTCGAAGCTCGGATGCTGCGGGCGTGCACGGATTGGCCTCCCTTTTGCCCGATCGGGCGCCCCCGAGAAGAGCAGTGGTTGCATCAATGTATTGCCGGTCACCCTCATGCTTATGACCCGTCGGAGCTTCGGAGGCGCGTGACTTCCACGCTTCGCGCCTGCCTGCGCTGCGGTTCGGCCGACGTGAACATGCCTTCCGTGGGGGCCGGCGACGCCTTCATTCCAGGGACCGAGGACGTCATGGGCACCGTCGTCTGCGGCCGATGCGGCTACAAGGCCATGCCCCTCTCGTTCGACACGGAGGAGGCCCTTCTCGCCTACCGGGGGGAACGCGAGCGCGAGGGATGGGAGGAGTGGAAGGTCCCGGCGGGCGGCGGAATGACGGCGCTGCCACGCGCCGACGCCCTGCCCGAACACGCCCGTTTCGTGTCGGCCGTCCTCATGGTCGGCGGCCTGTTCCTCCTGGCCCTGGGCGCGCTTGTGATGTTCACCGGAACGCGCGGGTTTGCCGGGTGGACGCTTGGCGTCCCGCCCGTGCTTCTCGGGTTGGCGCTGGCCGTGATCGGCTACCACATCCACAAGAACCGCGACGCGCCCGACGTGCGGGAAATGGTGTGAGGCGTTCGAGGGGCCTCACCCTCAGACCGCCCGCGCCACGTACGCCACGACCGCCCCCCGCTGCAGCGGCACGCTCTCCGCCTCGAACCCCGCCTGCTCCATGCGACCGCAGAGAGCCTCCGGGGAAGGGAAGTCCGCCAGAGACCCCGCGAGATAACGATATGCGGCCGCATCCCCGCCGACAAGACCGCCAAGCAGTGGAACGAGGCGTCCGAAGTAGAGCCCATGGATGGGGCCGTACAGGGCGCCGCGCGGCTTTGCGATCTCCAAGCTCACAAGGCGCCCGCCGGGGCGCAGCACGCGCCGCATCTCCGCGAAGAAACCGGGCAGGTCCTCCAGGTTGCGCAGGACAAAGCCGTTGACCGCACCGTCGAAGCTTGCGTCGCGGAACGGGAGGCGCTCGCCGTCGGCCATGGCCACGTCGGCGCCGCGCACGTCGCGCCGGCATCGTCGGGCCATGGCGCGCGCGGGGTCCACGGCGACCACGCGCGCCGTCGGTTGCTGCCACAGCACCGCTTCCGCGAGGCGGCCGGTTCCGCAGCCGACGTCGAGCACGCGATCGCCCACGCGGGGCGCAAGCAGAGACACCGAGAGCCGTCGCCATTTCGCGTCGGCGCCGGCGGTGAGGACGGCGTTGGCAAGGTCGTAGCGCGGGGCGATGCGGTCGAACATCGCGGTGACGGCGCTCTTCTTCTCACCCATCGGCGCGCTCCGGATACACAAACCGAACGGAAAGCCCGGCGGGCAGCTCCGCGACGGCCTTTGCCTGCAGGAAGTCCCCATTGACCGGCGCGTTCCACGGTAACGGCCTGCCGCGCGAGCCCTTGACGACGACCAGCTCCTGCGCGGCGAGCGCGCGCGCGACGAGCACGGCCGTGAGGTCGCTTCCGCCCCGGCCCATCGTCGTGAGGCGGCCCTTGCCGTCCTTGCCCACGAAGCCGGGCAGGACGGGCGTGACCGCTTTCGCAAGGAGGGGCTCCAAGGCCGCGCGCAGGCGGTCGAACGTTTCGCCGCGAGGCGAGGCGTCCCCATGTTTGGAGTCCGTGAGGATCGGCCAGGCCGGATCGTCGGGCAGGAGAAGGTGCGAATCGATCCCGGCGCCTTGCAGCGCGGCATGCATCGCGCGGGCGCTTTCCACCTCCCCCCAGGCCAGGAGCTCGTCCATGTCGCGCGCGGAAAGGCCGTCCACGAAAGCAGTTGCGAGGATGCCGTCGGTCACGCCCGCCATGGCCGACACGACCACGGC from Candidatus Thermoplasmatota archaeon carries:
- a CDS encoding menaquinone biosynthesis decarboxylase; the protein is MGYADLREFLADLDKRGELVRVRAPVDPVLEMGEIADRLAKRRGGGPAVLFENPIGSTIPVAMNLYGTPARVRLAVGDRDPRAIGASLAAFAQPEVPHSLREGFEAFMKMKDLVVFPPKGVRWGDCQAVVKQGADVRLSELPILKTWPLDGGRYVTLPLVITRDPETGKRNVGTYRMQVLDERRTAMHWQTHKGGAIHYQKAEARGERLAVAVAIGADPATMLAGILPAPDGIDEFLFAGYLRGARVPLVKCKTVDLEVPANAEIVLEGYVEPGERVREGPFGDHTGYYSMPDDFPVFHVTALTHRRDPIYPATIVGKPPMEDGHIGKAIERMFLPLIRLQLPEIVDMNLPVESVFHNLMIVSIKKRYPGHARKVMAGLWGMGQLMFTKIIVVVDDDVNVHDLREILWAFPGRYDPGRDTLLLDRMPTDTLDHAAPIRDLGGKLGIDATKKWPEEGYTREWPPVIEMDEETKGRVDARWKEYGLPDPAGAR
- a CDS encoding ubiquinone/menaquinone biosynthesis methyltransferase codes for the protein MGEKKSAVTAMFDRIAPRYDLANAVLTAGADAKWRRLSVSLLAPRVGDRVLDVGCGTGRLAEAVLWQQPTARVVAVDPARAMARRCRRDVRGADVAMADGERLPFRDASFDGAVNGFVLRNLEDLPGFFAEMRRVLRPGGRLVSLEIAKPRGALYGPIHGLYFGRLVPLLGGLVGGDAAAYRYLAGSLADFPSPEALCGRMEQAGFEAESVPLQRGAVVAYVARAV